One Methylophilus sp. TWE2 DNA segment encodes these proteins:
- a CDS encoding DUF72 domain-containing protein, which translates to MAHAHILIGISGWRYAPWRKVFYPEGLTQKRELAFASRALPTIELNGSFYALQRPSSYQQWYAQTPADFVFSIKATRYITHILRLENIETAMANFFASGLLALKEKLGPILWQFPPSFRFDADLFEGFLKQLPHDTQTAANLATHRDATMHGREFLRTDKKRPLRHAVEIRNKSFEDPAFIQLLRKYKVALVIADTAGKWPYKEDITADFTYLRLHGDAVLYSSGYSDQALDGWAARITAWSKGGQPQDPQLISHQAPALRKSRDVYCYFDNDIKVKAPFDARKLLRRLHLETGLAELDWSHADAPGEMNPSKTRGLKKQATGLKKR; encoded by the coding sequence ATGGCTCATGCTCACATCCTGATTGGCATCTCTGGCTGGCGTTATGCGCCCTGGCGGAAAGTCTTTTACCCTGAAGGCTTGACGCAGAAACGCGAGCTCGCATTTGCCTCACGCGCCTTGCCGACCATAGAACTCAATGGTTCTTTTTATGCCCTGCAGCGCCCGAGCAGCTATCAACAATGGTACGCACAGACGCCAGCGGATTTTGTATTCAGCATCAAGGCGACGCGTTATATCACCCACATTTTGCGGTTGGAAAATATTGAAACAGCCATGGCAAACTTTTTTGCTTCCGGCCTTCTGGCGCTTAAGGAAAAGTTGGGCCCCATTCTCTGGCAGTTTCCGCCCAGCTTTCGTTTTGATGCAGACTTGTTTGAAGGTTTTCTCAAGCAATTACCACACGATACTCAGACTGCGGCCAACCTGGCAACACACCGTGATGCCACCATGCATGGCCGCGAATTTCTCAGAACGGATAAAAAACGACCGTTGCGCCACGCGGTTGAAATCCGCAACAAAAGCTTTGAAGACCCTGCATTTATTCAATTGCTACGAAAATATAAGGTGGCGCTAGTGATTGCGGATACGGCAGGCAAATGGCCGTATAAGGAAGATATCACCGCAGACTTTACTTACTTGCGTCTGCATGGGGATGCAGTGCTGTATAGCAGTGGCTACAGCGATCAGGCGCTGGATGGTTGGGCTGCACGCATCACGGCATGGAGCAAAGGCGGGCAACCGCAAGATCCACAGCTGATCTCGCATCAGGCGCCTGCTCTCCGTAAATCGCGCGATGTGTACTGCTATTTTGATAACGATATCAAGGTGAAAGCCCCTTTTGATGCACGCAAACTGTTAAGGCGGCTTCATCTGGAGACCGGCCTGGCAGAACTGGATTGGTCGCATGCCGATGCACCGGGAGAGATGAATCCGAGCAAAACGCGTGGCCTGAAAAAGCAGGCAACCGGACTGAAAAAACGGTAG
- a CDS encoding bifunctional diguanylate cyclase/phosphodiesterase, whose product MRLLLVDDDELDRQAVIRVLKNPSLVKDIVQANTAVRALKLFDEDTFDIVLLDYRLPDMECLDVLNQLTQHAEKQAAVVILTGMEDNEIIERNCIFAGAQDFLLKKELSERHLTKALLHAQARHALNSKLIDTHKRLKYLAENDPMTGLPNRYFFEEHLNSAIQRAQRLNAQLGLIYLDIDNFKLINDSLGHDSGDQLLQQIAQRLLQVVRDGDVVCRLGGDEFAIVVHDLDTETSVGALAQRILESVREPITLNNAEHFITCSIGISTYPRCALNAENMQKHADLAMYQVKRQGRNGFHFFSEELQDQILHRIMMEAELRSQRLQNQLVQYYQPVIHAKTLEICGAEMLIRWNHPTRGLLPPVVFIDVVEELGFMAAIDTKNRELACRQVAQWREDRLINEHFVLAVNASEQLLQQETMCHDIQRDLESTGLPGGCLTIEVTESVLVSDFDKTSLLLKQLKTLGITIALDDFGIGYSSMSYLKWLPASILKVDRSFVQNVPASEADSRILKALIAMAKSLDLEVIVEGVETLEQARLCRELGADMLQGYLFSKPLPPDDFARFVSGHDPQSYCLSLS is encoded by the coding sequence ATGCGATTGCTACTCGTTGATGATGACGAACTGGACAGGCAGGCCGTCATCAGGGTCCTGAAAAATCCAAGCCTGGTCAAAGACATCGTACAAGCCAATACGGCAGTGAGAGCACTGAAGCTATTTGATGAGGATACCTTTGACATTGTGCTGCTCGATTACCGCCTGCCGGATATGGAATGCCTGGATGTGCTTAATCAACTGACCCAGCACGCAGAGAAACAGGCCGCGGTCGTTATCCTCACCGGCATGGAGGACAACGAAATCATAGAGCGCAACTGTATCTTCGCCGGTGCTCAGGATTTTTTATTGAAAAAAGAACTCTCTGAACGTCACTTGACCAAGGCACTGCTCCATGCCCAGGCACGGCATGCGCTCAACAGCAAGCTAATCGACACACACAAACGCCTCAAATACCTGGCCGAAAATGACCCCATGACCGGCTTGCCTAACCGCTATTTCTTTGAAGAACATTTGAACAGCGCCATTCAACGGGCACAGCGGCTCAACGCTCAATTGGGCCTGATCTATCTGGATATTGATAACTTCAAACTGATCAACGACAGCCTGGGTCATGACTCAGGCGACCAATTATTGCAGCAGATCGCCCAACGCTTGCTACAAGTGGTGAGAGATGGCGATGTGGTCTGCCGCTTAGGTGGCGATGAGTTCGCCATTGTCGTACACGACCTCGATACCGAAACCTCAGTGGGCGCACTGGCACAACGTATACTCGAAAGCGTGCGCGAACCGATTACACTCAACAATGCCGAGCACTTTATTACCTGCAGTATCGGCATTTCAACCTATCCACGTTGTGCGCTCAATGCCGAAAACATGCAAAAACATGCCGATCTCGCCATGTATCAGGTCAAGCGCCAGGGTCGCAATGGCTTTCATTTTTTTAGCGAAGAGCTGCAAGACCAGATTTTGCACCGCATTATGATGGAAGCCGAACTGCGCTCGCAACGCTTACAGAACCAGCTGGTGCAATATTACCAGCCGGTCATCCATGCCAAAACCTTGGAGATATGCGGTGCAGAAATGCTCATCCGCTGGAACCATCCAACCAGGGGTCTGTTACCGCCTGTTGTGTTTATCGATGTGGTGGAAGAGCTGGGCTTTATGGCTGCCATCGATACCAAAAACAGGGAATTGGCATGCAGGCAGGTGGCCCAGTGGCGCGAAGACCGCTTGATTAACGAGCATTTTGTGTTGGCGGTCAATGCCAGTGAGCAACTGTTACAACAAGAGACAATGTGCCATGACATTCAACGCGATCTCGAAAGCACAGGCCTGCCCGGTGGCTGCCTCACCATAGAAGTGACGGAAAGCGTCCTGGTATCGGATTTTGACAAGACCTCGCTATTGCTGAAGCAACTCAAAACATTAGGTATCACGATCGCGCTGGATGATTTTGGCATCGGCTACTCGTCCATGTCGTATCTGAAATGGTTGCCCGCCTCTATTTTAAAAGTGGATCGATCCTTCGTCCAAAACGTGCCTGCAAGCGAAGCCGACAGCCGCATACTGAAAGCGCTGATTGCCATGGCAAAAAGCCTGGATCTTGAAGTGATTGTTGAAGGGGTAGAAACCCTGGAGCAAGCCAGGTTATGCCGTGAATTAGGGGCCGATATGTTGCAAGGATACCTGTTCTCCAAACCGCTCCCCCCCGATGACTTTGCGCGGTTCGTAAGCGGACATGACCCGCAATCCTATTGCCTGAGCCTTTCCTGA
- a CDS encoding response regulator, with product MQILQKQNYKEATLFIVDDDDIDAIALERALRKLRLLNTVIRARDGREALDLLRAGKVSSPYMILLDLNMPRMNGLEFLESLRTDPLLTHAVVFVLTTSKSDEDLVAAYRQHVAGYVFKQHMDRDFLEVVGLIEHYWRLVELPITKE from the coding sequence GTGCAAATCCTGCAGAAGCAAAACTATAAGGAAGCCACTTTATTCATTGTGGATGATGATGACATTGATGCCATTGCACTGGAACGTGCATTGCGCAAATTACGCCTGCTAAATACGGTGATACGGGCCAGAGATGGGCGTGAAGCACTCGATCTGCTGCGCGCAGGCAAAGTGTCTTCCCCCTATATGATCCTGCTCGACCTGAATATGCCGCGCATGAATGGCCTGGAGTTTCTGGAGAGTTTGCGCACAGATCCCTTACTGACTCATGCCGTCGTGTTTGTATTGACGACGTCCAAGTCAGATGAAGATCTGGTCGCGGCCTACCGTCAACATGTCGCTGGTTATGTGTTCAAACAGCACATGGACAGAGATTTTCTGGAGGTAGTTGGTTTAATTGAGCATTACTGGCGGCTGGTCGAACTACCAATCACAAAGGAGTAA
- a CDS encoding PAS domain S-box protein encodes MSEETGEIEPANLPFRQVVEAAPTAMVMVNKAGVIEMVNTQTELIFGYSRAELLGQLIDILLPERFRHQHPHHRASFFSDLSPRAMGTGRDLYGRRKDGSEFPVEVGLNPIETDDGVKVLSAITDISARKRMEERFRQVVEAAPNAMVMVNKKGIIEMVNTQAERIFGYSRAELLGQLIDILLPERFRHQHPAHRASFFSDLSPRAMGTGRDLYGRRKDGSEFPVEVGLNPIETDDGVKVLSAITDITARVKASEKLAEHRDELERSNKELATFAYVASHDLKSPLRGIFQISHWIEEDLNNGQTDAIPQHMSLLRGRLRRMERLLDDLLAYSRAGRLEGSVSQVALGKWAQNIFEMQAPPEGFTLEVAADLPTLTTLATPLEQVLRNLFTNAIKHHDRPQGRIRLDWRAASKTYHEFSVTDDGPGISPEYQERVYLMFQTLRPRDEVEGSGMGLALVKKIVEAYGGTTSIVSDGIRGTTIRFTWPINIGERLIRANPAEAKL; translated from the coding sequence ATGAGTGAGGAAACTGGGGAGATCGAACCTGCCAACCTGCCTTTTCGCCAGGTGGTAGAAGCTGCGCCTACTGCGATGGTGATGGTGAACAAGGCTGGCGTCATTGAAATGGTGAACACGCAAACCGAACTCATTTTTGGTTACTCGCGTGCAGAGCTATTAGGCCAGTTGATCGACATCTTGCTTCCTGAACGCTTCCGCCACCAGCACCCGCATCACCGAGCCTCTTTTTTCTCCGACCTCAGTCCGCGCGCCATGGGGACTGGCCGTGACCTCTATGGCCGCCGCAAGGATGGCAGCGAGTTCCCGGTGGAAGTGGGCCTCAACCCGATTGAAACCGATGATGGCGTCAAAGTGCTCTCGGCCATTACCGATATTTCCGCACGCAAGCGCATGGAAGAGCGCTTTCGCCAAGTGGTAGAGGCCGCCCCGAACGCCATGGTGATGGTCAATAAGAAGGGGATCATCGAGATGGTGAATACCCAGGCAGAACGGATTTTCGGCTACTCCCGTGCCGAGCTGTTAGGGCAACTGATTGATATTTTGCTGCCAGAACGCTTCCGCCACCAGCATCCCGCTCACCGAGCCTCTTTTTTCTCCGACCTTAGTCCGCGCGCGATGGGGACTGGCCGTGACCTCTATGGCCGTCGCAAGGATGGCAGCGAATTTCCGGTGGAAGTGGGCCTCAACCCGATTGAAACCGATGATGGCGTCAAAGTACTCTCGGCCATCACTGACATTACTGCACGCGTCAAAGCCAGCGAAAAACTGGCTGAGCACAGGGATGAACTAGAACGCAGCAATAAAGAACTGGCCACGTTTGCCTATGTGGCCTCCCACGACTTGAAATCTCCATTACGCGGCATCTTCCAGATCTCACACTGGATAGAAGAGGACCTGAACAACGGGCAAACCGACGCGATTCCCCAACATATGAGCCTGTTACGTGGGCGTCTGCGCCGTATGGAGCGCCTGCTGGATGACTTGCTGGCCTATTCACGCGCCGGGCGGTTAGAAGGCAGCGTGAGCCAGGTAGCACTTGGCAAATGGGCCCAGAACATCTTCGAGATGCAAGCACCGCCTGAAGGCTTCACGCTTGAGGTAGCCGCCGATCTACCCACCCTGACCACGCTTGCTACGCCGCTGGAGCAGGTCCTGCGCAACCTGTTTACGAATGCGATCAAGCACCATGACCGTCCTCAAGGCCGTATTCGTCTGGATTGGCGGGCCGCCAGTAAAACGTATCATGAGTTTAGTGTCACTGACGATGGCCCTGGCATTTCACCCGAGTACCAGGAGCGGGTGTACCTCATGTTCCAGACCCTGCGTCCGCGCGATGAAGTCGAGGGTAGTGGCATGGGGCTGGCGCTGGTGAAGAAAATTGTGGAAGCCTATGGCGGTACGACTAGTATTGTTTCTGATGGTATACGTGGGACGACCATCCGTTTTACCTGGCCAATCAATATTGGAGAAAGGCTGATCCGTGCAAATCCTGCAGAAGCAAAACTATAA
- a CDS encoding YgjP-like metallopeptidase domain-containing protein, which yields MSAMLIQQFLPHYPAHLREQIASLHAKGQLGHYLQQRYPEEHRVQSDKSLYDFCMELKNRYLKNAPMLDKVYFDNRLTIEKQTLGLNTAISRVQGGKLKAKKEIRISAFFKTAPLAFLQMIVVHELAHLKERDHDKAFYQLCLHMEPNYMQYEFDCRVYLLWLATGKLTAESVR from the coding sequence ATGTCAGCCATGCTCATCCAACAGTTTTTACCTCATTACCCAGCGCATTTGCGTGAACAGATCGCTTCCTTGCACGCAAAGGGGCAGCTCGGGCACTACCTGCAACAGCGCTATCCAGAGGAACATAGAGTACAGAGCGACAAGTCATTGTATGACTTTTGCATGGAGCTCAAAAACCGCTACCTGAAAAATGCGCCCATGCTGGACAAGGTGTATTTTGATAACCGGTTGACCATAGAAAAACAGACGCTAGGCTTGAATACAGCCATCTCGCGTGTGCAGGGTGGCAAACTCAAAGCCAAGAAAGAAATTCGTATTTCTGCATTTTTCAAGACAGCCCCGCTGGCGTTTTTGCAGATGATTGTGGTGCATGAGCTGGCACATCTCAAGGAGCGCGATCACGACAAGGCGTTTTACCAATTGTGTTTGCATATGGAGCCCAACTACATGCAATATGAATTTGATTGCCGGGTCTATCTGCTATGGCTGGCTACTGGTAAACTCACTGCTGAAAGTGTGCGCTAA
- a CDS encoding class I SAM-dependent methyltransferase, translating into MKNTVKTAVLPQINAPLVKVLQALQARDYHFVTVTPTTHRLVNQRPENRWSRSLQDIFGWNRPFAASTPDAELFELMQAAGIVRPFAQGWQSLIRVSSLNNTLFAHSPFPTDASDAVFLGPDTYRFIRALDQALPGLHKPIQRCVDIGTGPGTAAILLASMLPETEVWGVDINENALTIAASNAEANGVNNVRFQYSNLLNDIDGHFDLIVANPPYLVDPLERAYRHGNGALGAQLSLDIVDTALARLAPRGTLMLYTGVAMLAGEDPFIHAISPKIKSAGATYSYIEIDPDIFSEELMNEAYFEAERIAAVWLQVQKP; encoded by the coding sequence ATGAAAAACACTGTAAAGACAGCAGTCCTGCCACAAATAAATGCGCCCTTGGTGAAAGTGCTGCAGGCATTACAAGCCCGCGATTATCATTTTGTGACCGTCACACCGACCACGCATCGGCTGGTTAATCAGCGGCCAGAGAATCGCTGGTCGCGTTCCTTGCAGGATATTTTTGGCTGGAATCGGCCGTTTGCAGCCAGCACACCCGATGCCGAATTATTTGAGCTGATGCAGGCGGCTGGCATCGTGCGGCCGTTTGCCCAGGGGTGGCAATCACTCATACGCGTATCCAGTCTCAACAATACCCTGTTTGCACACTCGCCTTTCCCTACCGACGCCAGTGATGCTGTTTTTCTGGGGCCGGACACTTACCGGTTTATACGTGCGTTAGATCAGGCACTGCCAGGCCTGCACAAGCCGATTCAACGCTGTGTTGATATCGGCACCGGGCCTGGCACAGCCGCCATTTTACTGGCCAGCATGCTGCCTGAAACGGAAGTGTGGGGCGTGGATATCAACGAAAACGCGCTGACAATCGCAGCCAGCAACGCCGAGGCCAACGGGGTCAATAATGTCCGCTTCCAGTACAGCAACCTGCTCAATGATATCGACGGCCATTTTGACCTCATCGTTGCCAATCCGCCTTACCTGGTTGACCCGCTGGAACGCGCTTACCGACATGGCAACGGAGCGTTAGGGGCACAACTTTCGCTGGATATTGTGGATACCGCACTGGCCCGACTGGCCCCCAGGGGGACGTTAATGCTGTATACCGGTGTCGCCATGCTGGCTGGGGAGGACCCTTTTATCCATGCCATCAGCCCAAAAATTAAAAGCGCGGGCGCCACTTACAGCTATATCGAAATCGATCCTGATATTTTTAGTGAAGAACTGATGAACGAAGCCTATTTTGAGGCCGAGAGAATCGCTGCTGTCTGGCTGCAAGTACAAAAACCGTGA
- a CDS encoding iron-containing redox enzyme family protein — protein MSVISNEVEKRARTVNDWSARDMYFSLLSPSGFSKGRADSAGFLTAHLKETSQHFNNMPAHPEQLEAWLDEHTQVVGRQFQEYLAVRQEGGRRWYFSSKAHALYFLRAVAPTKMVDGAWLYGITRHWHDARFASLLKIYLEELGNGVEAMNHVVLYRKLLKVNECEDWKNLDDKFFTQGALQLALAANTETHLPEVIGFNLGYEQLPLHLLITAYELKELNIDPYYFTLHTTIDNPHSGHARAAIDAVTEALPTFGSVRRYMERIMAGVKLNDAGLGTLDIINHFDLHGEVIRVLQNKADIGRYMHSNRCVIEGKTMNEWLADPDQVAKLLYIMQKTGWIKRHQDPEQSRFWQVIAAEKAPMFGVFTAYERQVIYDWIAGDVLETLPRVSRLGPPWRMAEHPMTQPEKQRGNVYDLRSGLRLAELGLPDDDFNQEQLSLERYLHGLGPKRMDFLIDWLSPAKHHTALGLCATRYFKAYMDAPYSQYSRT, from the coding sequence ATGTCGGTCATCAGCAATGAAGTTGAAAAACGGGCAAGAACGGTCAATGACTGGTCGGCAAGGGACATGTATTTTTCACTGCTTTCGCCCTCTGGCTTTAGCAAGGGCAGGGCAGATAGTGCAGGTTTCCTCACAGCGCATCTCAAGGAAACAAGCCAGCATTTTAACAATATGCCAGCACATCCGGAACAGCTTGAAGCCTGGCTGGATGAGCACACTCAAGTGGTTGGGCGACAGTTTCAGGAGTACCTGGCGGTTCGTCAAGAAGGTGGGCGGCGTTGGTACTTCAGTAGCAAGGCACATGCGTTATATTTTTTGAGAGCGGTCGCCCCGACAAAAATGGTAGATGGTGCCTGGCTTTATGGCATCACCCGGCACTGGCATGATGCGCGATTTGCCTCTTTGCTTAAAATTTATCTAGAAGAGTTAGGGAATGGCGTGGAGGCGATGAACCATGTTGTCCTCTACCGCAAGCTGCTTAAAGTCAATGAATGTGAAGACTGGAAAAACCTGGACGACAAGTTTTTCACGCAAGGTGCGCTTCAACTGGCCCTGGCTGCGAACACTGAAACGCATTTGCCAGAAGTCATCGGCTTTAACTTGGGGTATGAACAATTACCCCTGCATTTGCTGATCACGGCTTATGAGCTCAAAGAGCTGAATATTGACCCTTATTACTTTACCTTACACACCACCATCGATAACCCCCACAGCGGGCATGCACGCGCGGCAATTGATGCAGTGACTGAGGCATTGCCCACTTTCGGTTCTGTCCGACGTTACATGGAGCGCATCATGGCTGGTGTGAAATTGAATGACGCCGGGCTGGGCACGCTGGATATCATTAATCATTTTGACTTGCACGGGGAAGTGATACGTGTGCTACAAAACAAGGCGGACATCGGCCGATACATGCATTCCAACCGCTGCGTGATTGAAGGCAAAACCATGAATGAGTGGTTGGCGGACCCGGATCAGGTGGCCAAATTGCTGTATATCATGCAGAAAACAGGTTGGATCAAACGTCACCAGGATCCGGAACAAAGCCGTTTCTGGCAAGTAATTGCTGCCGAAAAAGCGCCGATGTTCGGCGTGTTTACGGCTTATGAGCGGCAGGTGATTTATGACTGGATTGCTGGCGATGTGTTGGAGACTCTGCCCAGGGTGTCCCGTTTAGGCCCTCCGTGGCGGATGGCTGAACATCCCATGACACAACCTGAGAAACAACGCGGAAACGTCTATGATTTGCGTTCCGGGCTGCGCCTGGCGGAGCTTGGCCTCCCGGATGACGATTTTAACCAGGAGCAGCTATCGCTGGAACGTTACCTGCACGGCTTAGGCCCAAAACGGATGGACTTCCTGATTGACTGGTTGTCACCTGCCAAGCACCACACCGCGCTCGGCTTGTGTGCAACCCGTTACTTCAAAGCCTATATGGATGCGCCCTATTCGCAATACAGTCGAACATAA
- a CDS encoding KTSC domain-containing protein — MDMIRIHSGKLRAIGYDASKRILRVELEDGCTLEHLNVGESLWRNLKNASAQWSYYRDNIEDEFTVHRVSNKAPSGKNPLDDLFGPT; from the coding sequence ATGGACATGATCCGCATCCATTCCGGCAAATTACGTGCGATTGGCTATGATGCGAGCAAACGCATACTGAGAGTGGAGCTTGAAGATGGCTGTACACTAGAGCACCTTAACGTGGGCGAAAGCCTATGGCGCAACTTAAAGAATGCCAGCGCACAGTGGAGTTATTACCGTGACAATATTGAAGACGAATTCACGGTGCACCGTGTCTCAAACAAGGCACCCTCCGGCAAAAACCCGCTGGATGATTTGTTTGGTCCAACGTAA
- a CDS encoding Na+/H+ antiporter — protein sequence MSNAFYFNLILFFLVAIIALEVLAKKLRWPPAVAQLMGGAIIAFIPGLPAFEIDPALVLVVFLPPLLMAGAYFTVWHEFRRHLGGILLLAVGAVLFTTLVVGLALHALTPSLPWAACFALGAIVSPPDAIAAKAVLQRVALPRKLLVLLEGESLLNDATGLVLYKFSLVAVLTGAFSMTAALEEFAWLSIGGIMLGGAFGYFVYKTLRYLQDTELMILASALPGWICYVVGEHIGVSGVIATVTYGMMLGWHQHEIMTATARRRGTAFWQIMIFVFESLVFILIGLSLRGVWERILHADTSLTDYSLQVLLVLAVVIVSRFVWVFALEGVSRLFSSSTSDFHHGWRESFVKSWAGMRGVVTLAAALAVPAEVPGRDLMLLCAFAVILVTVLFQGTTIGWVIRVLKLKATHERTYLNEPQTWARIEQAQYAVVSKLAYDEQGQLLHPRLLEQYSYRQSLSDKHKNDAMLPDHIRKAHFSVILAAVAAGREELLKLHRSGQIHDELLHVMERDLDIQEIAALHSRG from the coding sequence ATGTCCAACGCGTTTTATTTCAATCTGATTTTATTTTTCCTAGTCGCCATTATTGCGCTGGAGGTGCTGGCAAAGAAACTACGCTGGCCGCCTGCCGTGGCGCAATTAATGGGTGGGGCCATCATTGCGTTTATTCCAGGATTACCCGCATTTGAAATCGACCCTGCGCTGGTGCTCGTGGTGTTCTTGCCACCACTGTTGATGGCAGGGGCTTATTTTACGGTATGGCATGAGTTCCGTCGGCATCTGGGGGGGATTTTGCTGCTGGCCGTGGGGGCGGTGCTATTCACGACACTGGTTGTCGGGCTGGCGCTTCATGCATTGACGCCGTCGTTACCTTGGGCAGCCTGTTTTGCTTTGGGCGCTATTGTCTCTCCGCCTGATGCTATTGCCGCCAAGGCGGTATTGCAACGTGTTGCATTGCCGCGCAAATTGCTGGTGTTACTCGAAGGTGAAAGTTTGCTCAATGATGCAACGGGATTAGTGTTGTACAAGTTCTCGTTGGTCGCCGTGCTGACAGGGGCGTTTTCCATGACGGCTGCGCTCGAAGAGTTTGCCTGGTTGAGCATAGGCGGCATAATGCTTGGCGGGGCATTTGGCTATTTCGTTTATAAAACCTTGCGCTATTTGCAGGATACCGAGTTGATGATACTGGCCTCTGCGTTACCCGGCTGGATATGTTACGTCGTAGGTGAGCATATTGGCGTCTCAGGGGTGATAGCCACCGTCACCTACGGCATGATGCTGGGCTGGCACCAGCATGAAATCATGACTGCTACGGCGCGTCGCCGCGGCACAGCCTTTTGGCAAATCATGATCTTTGTGTTTGAGTCACTGGTGTTTATCCTGATTGGCCTATCGTTGCGCGGCGTGTGGGAGCGTATTTTGCATGCCGACACATCGCTGACAGATTACAGCTTGCAGGTATTGCTGGTGTTGGCCGTGGTGATTGTGTCGCGTTTTGTCTGGGTGTTTGCGCTAGAGGGTGTGTCCAGGCTATTTAGCTCATCTACGTCTGACTTTCATCATGGCTGGCGAGAATCTTTCGTAAAAAGTTGGGCTGGTATGCGTGGGGTGGTGACGCTGGCGGCGGCGCTGGCTGTGCCTGCTGAAGTGCCTGGCCGCGATTTGATGTTGCTGTGCGCCTTTGCGGTAATCCTGGTGACGGTATTGTTCCAGGGGACCACCATAGGCTGGGTGATCCGCGTGCTCAAATTAAAGGCCACACACGAACGTACCTACCTCAATGAGCCCCAAACTTGGGCACGGATTGAGCAGGCGCAATATGCCGTGGTAAGCAAGTTGGCTTACGACGAGCAAGGTCAGCTATTACATCCGCGTTTGCTAGAGCAATACAGCTACCGGCAAAGCCTGTCTGACAAACATAAAAATGATGCCATGTTACCTGACCACATTCGCAAGGCACATTTTAGTGTGATTTTGGCTGCTGTCGCGGCGGGGCGGGAAGAGTTACTCAAACTGCATCGTTCCGGCCAGATTCATGATGAATTACTCCATGTCATGGAGCGCGATCTGGATATCCAGGAAATCGCAGCCTTGCATAGTCGAGGTTAA